In one window of Microcaecilia unicolor chromosome 9, aMicUni1.1, whole genome shotgun sequence DNA:
- the LUM gene encoding lumican — translation MHLYYLPFFLVLISGILCTYDYYAQVYPPEDDYSYAHAFFSASTANCAPECNCPSNYPTAMYCNELKLKSIPFIPAGIKYLYLQNNQIESIEDNTFDNVTDLQWLILDRNRLSNAKIGKNAFSKLKQLIKLHISFNNLTEAVGPLPKTLTDLQLTHNQITKISPSLLDGLVNLTVVDLQYNALKDDSVSGVFKGLKSLEHLDLSFNELTKVPVGLPASLQILYLDNNKISSIPNDYFQGFQGLKYFRLSHNKLADAGVPGNLFNISSLLELDLSFNELNSIPTVNEGLENLYLQVNKIKKFTITSFCKIIGPLEYSRIKHLRLDGNNITQAEVPQEIHNCLRQASEIDLV, via the exons ATGCATCTGTACTACCTTCCTTTCTTCCTGGTATTGATTAGTGGCATCTTATGTACGTATGACTATTATGCTCAAGTATATCCTCCAGAAGATGATTACAGCTACGCACACGCGTTTTTCAGTGCATCAACTGCAAACTGTGCGCCAGAGTGCAACTGTCCTTCAAATTATCCTACAGCAATGTACTGCAATGAACTCAAACTGAAGAGTATACCATTTATACCTGCTGGAATCAAGTATTTGTATCTTCAAAACAATCAGATTGAGAGCATCGAGGATAACACATTTGATAACGTCACTGACCTCCAGTGGCTAATTCTAGACCGTAACCGCTTATCCAATGCCAAAATAGGCAAAAATGCATTCTCTAAACTTAAACAATTGATCAAACTGCATATCAGCTTCAATAACCTGACAGAAGCCGTTGGACCACTTCCCAAAACTTTGACTGATCTGCAGCTGACTCACAATCAAATTACAAAAATCTCGCCTAGCCTCTTGGACGGTCTAGTGAACCTGACTGTAGTTGATCTACAGTACAACGCATTGAAAGATGATTCTGTTTCTGGCGTTTTTAAAGGCCTAAAGTCACTCGAACACCTTGATCTAAGCTTCAACGAACTTACCAAAGTACCTGTCGGACTTCCTGCTTCCTTACAGATTTTATATCTTGACAACAACAAGATCAGCAGCATTCCTAATGACTATTTTCAAGGTTTTCAAGGTCTAAAATATTTCCGTTTATCTCACAATAAACTGGCAGATGCTGGTGTGCCGGGTAACCTTTTTAACATCTCTAGTCTTCTTGAGCTGGATCTTTCCTTTAACGAACTAAACAGTATTCCAACTGTCAATGAAGGCCTAGAAAATCTGTACTTGCAGGTCAACAAAATCAAAA AGTTCACAATAACCAGCTTTTGTAAGATTATTGGGCCACTAGAGTACTCCAGGATTAAACATCTGCGTTTGGATGGAAACAACATTACTCAAGCTGAAGTTCCACAGGAAATTCACAACTGCCTCCGCCAAGCGAGTGAGATAGACCTGGTGTGA